The DNA segment ATCAGTGTTAAAGAATTAACAGGAGAATCGGGGTATTCTGATCTCGAGAGAATCGGGATTCGTCCCACACTCGATGTTAACGGAATATGGGGAGGATATACAGGAGAAGGCGCAAAAACTATTCTCCCTTCAAAAGCGTATGCTAAAATTTCGATGAGGCTTGTCCCGTATCAGAATGCAGAGAAGATTGCTAAATTATTTGAGAAGCATTTTTTGTCGATTGCCCCGGCAGGAGTTACTGTTAAAGCTGAATATCTTCATGGGGGGGAGTCTTATATTAGTCCCATTGAGACCGCGGGATACAGAGCAGCAACTAAATCTGTTGAAGAGACGTTCAACAAAAAACCAATTCCGGTACGTAGCGGAGGCAGTATTCCTATTGTAGCGACATTTGAAAAAGTGCTTGGAATTAAATCCATCCTGCTGGGATTCGGATTAGATTCTGATGCAATCCATTCGCCAAATGAAAACTATCCGGTATATAATTTTCTAAAAGGTATTGAAACTATCCCATTGTTTTTCCGACATTTTAAAATGCTGATAAACAAATAGATACAAGCCTCAATTTATTTCTGTAGAGACGCATTGCTATGCGTCTCTTTTGTTATAACAATTTGGTATCATAATTGGTATCATTATATAATGAGAGAGACGCAATGCATTGCGTCTCTACGTGTTTAGATGCTAAATATTATCAATATAAAATATATTTGTTTAGTTTGGATAATTAATAAACATCCCCTATATTTGGCAGGTTAAATTAAAACCTAAAACTAATTTGTATGAAGAAACTATTTCTGCTGATTGTTTTGTTTGTGTTTATAGGTGGCTACACTCTATTGGCACAGACAATAGTCATTACAGGTACGGTTACCTCTTCTGTTGAAGGGGAAGGTGCAATTCCTGGTGTAACGGTTACTGTACAAGGTACAACTGTTGGCGCTATAACAGGCGTAGATGGAAAGTATTCAATTACAGCACCGCAGACTGGAACAACTCTTGTTTTCTCCTATATCGGGATGAAAAAACAGGAAGTTGAAATTGCCGGCCGCAAAGTAATTGATGTTGTTATGGAACCCGATCTTTTGGGTCTAAATGAAGTTGTTGTTACAGCTTTCGGTATTAAAAGACAAGCCAAAGAGCTTGGAGTTGCAACTGCTCAGGTATCTGATAAACAGTTAACTCAGGGTGGTGTTAGTAACGTTGTTAATGGTATGACTGCAAAAGTCTCCGGATTACAGATCAATACTGTTAACAATGGAGTTAATCCTGACACAAGGATCACCTTAAGAGGAAACCGCCACTTTCTGGCAAGCAACCAGGCTTTGATAGTTCTGGATGGTGTTCCGGTAAGTGCTGATTTCCTTAACTCAATCAACCCGAACGACATTGGCAATGTTAACGTACTGAAAGGCGCGAGTGCTGCTGCTCTTTATGGTAACGATGCTTCAAACGGTGTTCTGGTCGTTACAACAAAAAGGGGTGGTGGAAACAAGCCTGTGATTAAGATTAGCAATACCACAACATTCGAAACTGTCTCCTACATGCCTAAATTACAGGAACGTTTTGGTGCTGGTTCAGGTGAAGATACAGTTAACTCAGATCCTAACTACACATTCTGGGTAGGTCCTGACAGAAACACCGACCCTCGTACATCATACGAAAACCAGAGCTACGGCCCTGAATTCAATGGTGACATGGTTATCTTAGGTGGAAGGCTTGTTGACGGTTCATACCAGATGATACCTTACAGTGCTGTTAAAGATGGTAAGAAGAAATTCTTCGATACAGGTATTTCGCTTCAGAACGATGTGTCATACTCTGTTGGAAATGAAGAGAACAGTTTTTACCTGTCTGCTCAGGATGTTAATACAACAGGAACAATTCCTAATGATAAGAACAGGAGAACCGGTGTACGTATGGCAGGTTCAAGAACTTCAGGTATCTTCCATGCTGATTATACCCTCGGTTTTACTCAGACAAATACTGATGTTTCAGGTGGTGAGCCTTTCCAGGGCAGACCGGTTTACTGGAACGTACTTAATACACCTGCTGAGGTTGATCTTACGAATTACAAAGATATCGAGAATAATAAGTTTGCTAACCACAATGGTTATTTTAATGCTTATTATCCAAATCCTTACTGGCAGCTTAATAACTCAAGGAACAAGACAAGAAAAGAAAACGTTCTTGGATCTGCTTTGATTTCTGTTAACCCTGCTCCCTGGATCGACATTTCATACCGTGCTGGTTTGACTTACGAGTCTAGAGCGATAAATTCATACAGGAATGGAGTTACATATAATACATATATGGCACACGACCCATGGGAAGCTGGTCATAATGCAACAGGATCACCATTCGTAGGAGTCTCTGCTGACGAATTAAGGTCAAGTTTCATTCTTACCGGTGACCTGCTTGTTCAGTTGAACAAGAAGATCGGTGATTTTGATGGCAAAATGATTATTGGTAATTCAATGTACTCAAATAAATACAGAGCTGTTGGTGTTGCTAATAATTCACTTGTTATACCATTACTCTACAACGTGGCAAACCGTCTGGGAGAAGCTGGAGTTGGAGAAGTGATGAGAGAGCGTAATTCAATGGGTCTGTTTGCTGACCTTACTCTTGGTTACAAAGACTTCGCATTCATACACGCTTCAGCCCGTAACGATTGGGATTCAAGGTTAACAAAAGAGAACCGTTCATTCTTCTACCCGGGTGTTGACGGTAGTTTGGTTCTTTCAGAAGCTATCCCGGCTCTTAAGGACAATTCTTTCCTGAGTTTCGCAAAGGTCCGTGCCAGTTGGTCACAAACCGGTCAGATTGCTCTTGATAACTGGTATGCAACTTTACCTTCATTCAACCCGGGAGCTGGCTTCCCATACGGATCAACTGCCGGATTCTTACTAAGCACAACATTGAGCAATCCACTTCTGAAGCCTGAACTTACACAGGAGATTGAAGCAGGTTTTGAATTAAGCTTCATCAGGAATAGATTTCATCTCGAAGTTAATGCTTATCAGTCAAACACAAAAGATCAGACAATTCCTGCAACTATCTCATTAGCAACAGGTTATGCTAGTGCGTATATCAATGCCGGCGAGCTTCAGACACAGGGTATTGAAACAGACTTCAAACTCACCCCGGTACTTAGCCTTGGTGACCTTGACTGGAATATGACGATCAGTTATGCATACAATACAAGTGAGGTATTATCAATCCTTGAAGGTTTGAATGAATTGCCTATTGAGGACGTATCTTATGCAATAGTAGGTGAACAGTTCCCTGCTATTAAAGTTACAGATGTTAAAAGAGATCCACAGGGACGTATAATTGTTGATGCACTTACAGGCTATCCGATTAAAGACCCTGCCCTCAAACACATGGGACATGGTAACCCGAATCACATCCTCGGTATTGTTAATACACTCAACTTTAAGGGTTTAAGCCTGAATATTGTGGCTGATTACAGAGGCGGAAACGTTATTGAGAATGCAGTTGGTAATGCACTCGATTTTACCGGTACATCATGGCACTCAGCCCAGAACGGTCGTCAGAATTTTGTTATTCCCAATTCAGTAATAAATACAGGTACAGCTGCTGCTCCGGTATATGTTGAGAATACAAATGTTATTACACGTAATGCATCACGTGCATTATGGGTATCGTCTGACTATCATAACGTACAGAGCACATACTTAACAAGTGCTGCATTCTGGAAATTAAGGGAAGTAGCTCTTTCATATGATGTTCCTGTAAAAAATATTCTTGGTGGCGTCATTCAGGCAGCCCAAGTGGGAATTGTTGGAAGAAACCTGATTATGCTTCGTCCCAGATCTAATATGTGGACAGATCCTGAGTTCAATTCAAGGGCTGGTAACAGTAACGCGGTTGGTTATACCACAGAAGATCAGACGCCTCCTACAAGAATTTACGGGTTTAGTGTTAAACTTACTTTCTAAGTAGAAAAATTAAAAAGATATGAAGAAATTATTAATATTATTAACTGTACTGCTTGTATTGGGAACTTCCTGCGGGAAAGATTTTCTTTCAGTTAACGAATTCAACCCAAATCAGGCTTCTGCTGTTCCGGCTAACCTTATCCTGCCTGCAGCTCTCAATACGACTTCGCGTATTATGACTCTTCCTGGCAACTATTCTTTCGTGTATATGTGGCATGGCCTGATGTCAGTTAGCGGCGGATACTCTCAGCCGGTTGCTTTAACCCAGTATAACCTGTTGAACAGTTCTTTCCAGGGTAACTGGAACAACTCATATGTTAATCTTCAGAACTACGATTACATAGAGAAGAATTCCACAACTGATAGGCTTAAGCCTTACAGGGCAATCGCTAAAATTATGAAGGTTCTCCTTTATCAGAATCTTGTCGATACTTATGGAAACGTTCCTTATACTGAGGCTCTTCGTACAGCTGATGGAATTCTTAAGCCTAAGTATGATGCCCAGCAGACTATTTATGAGGATCTGGTTCTTCAGCTCGATGCAGCTATGGAACTCATAGCCTCATCTCCTGCTGATGCAGAAGAGGTTGGTGACTATGATATCATTTATCATGGCGACATGAGTATGTGGTGGAAATTTGCAAATACACTCAAACTCAGAATACTTGTAAACCAGTCAGGAATGGCAGGCAGAGATAGTTATATTTCTTCTGCGATTGCCACCACTGCTCATACTTCAGCTGATTATCTCGGAGCAGGAGACGGAGCAATGCTGAATCCTGGTTATGTGCAATCAGCTGGTAAGATGAACCCATTTTGGGAGACTTTCTACAAGCAGGATGGTTCAAATCAGGCAGATGGTTTAGGTTACTATGTGGCCAACCAGGACGCTTGCGATTTCCTTACAGCTAACAATGACCCCCGTAAACTAAGATTCTTCCAGCCGAGTACAGCAGGAGGAACCACAGTAAAAGGTAACTATTTCGGAGCTACTGTTCTTGAGCCGGTTCCTACTACTTCAAAACTTGGACCAGGTATGTTGCAGGCTTATAACCAGTCAGCGCCTATTATGACCGACTTTGAAAGTCTTTTCCTTCAGGCAGAAGCTGTTCAGAGAGGAATTCTGACCGGTAATGCAAAAGCACTATATGAGAGTGCAGTTACTCGTTCAATAATTTATATGGGTGGTGCATCAGGGAATGCACTTGCAGCTCAGGCTTATCTTACACAGGGAGGGAAAGCTCTTGTTAACTTTGATGTTGCCACTAATAAAGTTCAGACAATTATAACTCAGAAATGGTGTGCTCTGAATGGCATAAGCCCTATGGCTATCTGGACAGACTACAGAAGAACCGGATATCCCGATTTTATTCACTGGTCAGCGGATCCTGCAAAACTTAATGCAACTCCTCCGGTACGTCTGCTTTATCCTCAGACTGAAATAAGCACTAACAATGACAATGTGCTTGCTCAGGGAGACATTAATTTGTTTACAACAAAAATTTTCTGGCAGAACCGTTAAGAACAATTGCCATAAATTAATAACAATTAAAAAAAAAGAATATGAGAAACAAAATATTCATGATAACATCCTTTCTGGCTGCAGTTCTTGTTTTAAGTTCCTGCCTGAAAGATGATATTGGTGAGGACTGGACATCAGACCTTAAAGGAAAGATGTACGCTGAGGTATGGAATGCAGGCTTTCAGGCCTTTGCATTGCAGCCTGTTGCAGCTCCTACTACCTTCAAATTCCTCGTGAACGTTGCATCTGATGAGCCGCCAACACAGGATATTACTCTTACAATTGCAGTTAATCCTGATGCTCTTGCAAGGTATAATGCAGCAAAAGGTACCGCATATAAATTATATCCATATATCGAGGTACTAAATCCAACTGTTACAATTGAAGCAGGCACTAGAAATGCATATGTTCATGTAAAGGTATGGAATGCCGATTTATTGGATGCATGTGATAACTTCATGGCTCCAATCTCAATTACAGATGCAAGCGGAGGTGTAATTCCGGCAGATGCACTTAACCAGGGATCAAGGCTAATGGCTTTACCAATTAACAACCCATATGCAGCTACATACTCTACCGTAGGATATCGTATAAGACCTGGTAATCCAACCGAATTTCTTGCGGCAGGTACTGAGCAGATATTCTCAACTGTTGATTGCAAAACAGTTACTAAAGTTGGTTTTGGTAACTATTCTCCTTACGGAATTAAAATAGAGGTAACTGCAAATACCATGGTTGTTGGTGGAACCACCTGCTTCAAGGTAATTGCAACACCTTTCGACATAGCTACCGGAGCAGTTGTAGGTGGAATGTGGGATACATGGACCGGTGATGCAACTGCTTTACCTGCTCCTCCAGCCAATGGCACAGACATTAATTATTACAATCCAGTAACAAAGAAATTTGTTTTGAATTGCTATTATGAAAGTTCTGCCGGTAATCGTATAATGTATGAAATACATACAAGGAAATAAGTTTGTTTTGGCTTAACTTCTTAATATCTTATTAAGATTAGAGAGTCAAAAAAATTAACTGAAAATAAAAAAATTCGATATGAAAAGAAAATTAATATTTTTTGTAATGATACTCTCCTTGACCGGCTTGTTTACCATGCAGAGCTGTAATGAGGATGAGAAATCACCAGTGTACGAATACGGTTCATTTACTGACCCGGTACTACTGGCTCCTGCAGATGGCGGGTTTTTAAATGTTACCGGAACTACTGTTGATCTTAAGTGGGAATCTACTGATTCTGACGGTGATCCACAAAGCTGGGATGTTTATTTCGGAGATAATTCTGAACCCGATTTATTCAAAACAGGGCAGACAACACAGTCTGTAACAGTAAACGTTACTCCCGGAACTGAGTACTTCTGGAGAGTCGAGACTGTAGATGCTAAAGGTGTTATTACAACCAGTCCAACATGGAGTTTTGAGGTTGTTAATCCTGCTGCAGCTATGCACATGGATCTTTCCTGGGAAACCAATGCACTTGATGTAATTGGAATGGAAGTTGATCCTCTTGCAGCAGCTAACCTACGCCTAAGAATTCTTAAGGCAGATAAAACTACTGCTGCTGTTACCGCAATTAATACAACCGGTTATGAGACCTATGCAGGTTTTAACTCATTAGTAGACGGTAAATATTACATAGCAGTTGACCTTACTTCAACTATTGACGCAGGTGACTTTAATTCTCCTCTTGACATAGACATTGATCTGGCCTTCTCACAAAGAGGTGTTCAGGAGCTGACGTATAGTTTTCCAGCTGTAATGACAAATCAGTTTGTATGCTCCTCTTATAGAGTATACCTTGGTTATGTTACTAAAACCGGAACATCATACACCTTTACAAAAGAAGTATCAAAACCTGTAAGTGTTTACTCTGGTGTTTGGTATGGTGTAGACAAGGCAGATGTTGATTATGACAGCGAAGTTGAAACATACCAGGGCTGTTCATTACAGATCAAAGGTCTTGTAAATGGTTGGATGACTGAATTCTGGGGTGAAGTAATTGTTAAGGGTGGTTCAGCAAGTATCACAATTAATCCTAACACAGGAGTAGTAACAATTCCTCTTCAGTATTATTGTACAACAAAATACAACGGAGCTGTTCAGACTCCTTATAATATTGTTGGAACTGGTACTTATGACGCTTCAGGTGCATATCCAAAAATGACCATTCAGTATACTCTTATTCAGGGTACTGATGATTGGGCACAGTGGATGTTTGATGAAGGTTATATGGCTACCAATAAATTCGAGGCTGAATTGACCTTGGATCCAGCAGGATTAAAGAAGGGAGCTTCTAAATCAGCTTTTAATTTAAATATCCCTTTTTCAAAACCAGTAAAACACTAGAAATTTCTAAGAAATTATAGTATGCATTTTAAAAACCGTCTCAGGAAACTGAGGCGGTTTTTTAATTTCATTTCAAAATTCACAAACTCCAGCCTGGTCTTTGTGGTATGAATGACTCTGATATCATAATTTAGCAGAATATGTATTTATTAAACTTATTGAGTAATTTTGCTCCACATGTTGAGTGAAACGTAACATATGATAGAAAGAGCACAATTACAGGTTATTACGAAAAGAATTTTAGAACCAATTTGTATGTATTACGAGTTCCGGAAGCGACGGTTTTATTCCACTTTAAGATTCACCAGTTCAAGCCTTGTTGTTGTGGCACGAATGACTCTGATAACAATATTCCTGATCCTTATTACATCATTATTGCGCGGTATGCTGCCATGGAAAAACATTATCATACCTGCAAGGGTTTCGTAATCATCCTCCTCAGGTAACTTAAGATCATACTTTTCATTAAGGTAGTCAATTTCAATCCTCCCTGAGAATATATACTCATTTGTTCCGGTTCTCTTTTCAATAAGATCTATTGTATCATGTTCATCTTCTATATCACCTACAATTTCTTCAAGTACATCCTCAATTGTCACCATGCCTGATGTCCCTCCAAACTCATCAACAACGAGGGCAATATTCTTTCTCTCATCAACAAAGAGCTTTAAAAGCCTGTTAGCAGGCATCGTTTCAGGAACAATAGCAAGTTTACGGATTGCAGACTTAATATCGCCCGGATTCCGGAATACATCCTTAAGCTCAATATAACCTGTTATGTTATCTATCGTGTCCTGGTAGACAAGGATCCTTGAATACCTGGTTGCTATGAATTTTTCTTTAAGCTGTTCCACGCTGCTCATAATATCCACAGCTTCTATCTCAGTACGTGGTACCATGCACTCTCTTAACTTCACATTCGAAAAATCAAGTGCATTCTGGAATATCCTGATATTATGATGATGTGGTTCTGTTTCCTTATTGCTTTGGTTACTTAGATTAACAAAATGGTCGAGATCGACTTTGCTGAAAACAATATTTTCCTGTCTCCTTTCACCAGGTTTTAGTCTGAAAACCAACCTGATGACCATATTTGATGCAGCCAAAGTCAGTTTGCTGATGGGGTAAAAAAGAAAATAAAAGATCAGAGTTGGTACGCTTAAAAATTTAAGGAAGAAATTCGGGGAGATAATAAATATTGTTTTTGGAAGAAACTCAGCTACAAATAGAATTATTGCTGTAGAAATAAGTGTGTTTAAGACAAGCACAACTAGGTCAGATTCAAATAATGGGACAAGAAGCGGTCCAAGCAGGCTTGAAAAAACAAGTCCGTAGATGACCAGCGAGATGTTGTTGCCAATCAGCATTGTTGCGATGTACTGTCCCGGATTATCAGTAAAGATTTTTACAATTTCTGAGCCAAATACTCCCTGTTTTCTGTCAAGTTCTATTCTGAGCTTGTTGGATGCAATAAATGCAATCTCCATGCCGGAGAAGAATGCAGAAAGAATTATTGCCAGGAGTATTATTAGAATTCCGCTCATAGAGCAAAGTTAGCTTTTTTTTCTCTGTTTGTGTCTGAGCCATGCAAAGAGAAAAGAGATGACGGCCATTAATAAAAAGAACCAGATTCTGTTGCCCCCGGTTGTTACAGCTATTCTTATGGCTATTGCAATGGATAACACGCCGGTTATTATCCAGATAATCTCCAGAACGAGAAGTGAACTATTCCTCATCTTTAAGATATATTGTAGCACTTACTTTTCTGATGCGGCGCTTTGCAAGCTTCGAATCAGATTCAAAGCCCGTTCCCATAACTATCTGGTCTTCATTTGTAATTCTTACAAACCGGTCGGTATAGATAAGATCTTTAGCCTGATCCCAGAATAACACCTCGGTTTCAAGCATATCCTTTTTTTCATTTACAACAACTACACTGTCTTTCAGCTCCCATAAGTTGGTATTTTTGTAGTACTTGCCATATTTTGAGGATACTGAGCCAGAGATGTACTTTTTGCCGTCATAAAAGTCAACTTTTAATCCAAACCTGAACTCTGTATATGGCTCTTTCTCATTATCGTACGATTCTGCCAGGGGTGACCGCATTATAAGAGTGGTTTGTCCCGAATCGAGGAGTACTGTTTCAAAATCCTTGGCAGTCATTGAAGGGTAAAGAAGAAAATCAGATTTGGGTATTACATCAATTTTCTTTTTGCATGAAGGGAATATGGCTACTAAAATACCCAGAACCAAGATGATCTTAATAGTGTTGTTGTATTTGGGCCTATTATTCATATTTCCTCTTCATAAACCACCAGTCATAAAGATTCAGACTGATGCCAACAGTAAAATAGTCTTCAGAGTGCAGTCCATTAGCTGTTGATCCTGATCTCCTTGTATAATCAAGGTACAGGTTTGCCTTTGATAATGATTCTGTTCTTCTCAACGTCATTCCAATACCTGCACTTGCTCCGATTTCCTTGATCTGTTCTCCGTTAAGAATGAGATAGCTGTCACCAGCATGACCACCGATTCGATATTCGAGCCGTTTCAGCAGGTTGTAATTGGAAAACTTGTCGGGAATAAATTCCAGACCAAAGAGATATGAGCGTGAATCAGCGGCATTTCCAGTTCCGCCGGGGATCTTTGCAGTACTCCAGTTAGTAGAGATATAATCGAATCCGGCTGTAAATTTGTTTACCTTCCCAACAGAGATCCCTACTCTCATCGTTGCCGGGATATATGTTGATTTCCCCTCAACAGCAGTAAGCGAAAGTGTATCTTTGGTACTATAAGCTGTATATCTGTAAATCAGACGTTCATAATTGGTATTATAATCTTTCCCTGATGTTAAAGAAGCTCCTGCATTCAGGAAATAATTATCTCCCAGTTTGGCTCTGTACTGAAGCCCATAGTCGAAATTAATACCCGAGATCTCAAGTTTTTCTGAGGTATTATTATGAAAGACATTATAATAATCAGCGAAATCAAACTGGTTTGTCCTGTTCATTTGTCCGAAAAGCAATGTCATATTTATTCCGGCTGAGAAGTTTTTGGTAATATTAATACCTGATCCTAAAAATACACTTGTCAGTCCGCCATCGCCAGCATGGTATGAGCTGAATTCTCCGATCATCGGATC comes from the Bacteroidales bacterium genome and includes:
- a CDS encoding DUF1735 domain-containing protein, with protein sequence MRNKIFMITSFLAAVLVLSSCLKDDIGEDWTSDLKGKMYAEVWNAGFQAFALQPVAAPTTFKFLVNVASDEPPTQDITLTIAVNPDALARYNAAKGTAYKLYPYIEVLNPTVTIEAGTRNAYVHVKVWNADLLDACDNFMAPISITDASGGVIPADALNQGSRLMALPINNPYAATYSTVGYRIRPGNPTEFLAAGTEQIFSTVDCKTVTKVGFGNYSPYGIKIEVTANTMVVGGTTCFKVIATPFDIATGAVVGGMWDTWTGDATALPAPPANGTDINYYNPVTKKFVLNCYYESSAGNRIMYEIHTRK
- a CDS encoding SusC/RagA family TonB-linked outer membrane protein, producing MKKLFLLIVLFVFIGGYTLLAQTIVITGTVTSSVEGEGAIPGVTVTVQGTTVGAITGVDGKYSITAPQTGTTLVFSYIGMKKQEVEIAGRKVIDVVMEPDLLGLNEVVVTAFGIKRQAKELGVATAQVSDKQLTQGGVSNVVNGMTAKVSGLQINTVNNGVNPDTRITLRGNRHFLASNQALIVLDGVPVSADFLNSINPNDIGNVNVLKGASAAALYGNDASNGVLVVTTKRGGGNKPVIKISNTTTFETVSYMPKLQERFGAGSGEDTVNSDPNYTFWVGPDRNTDPRTSYENQSYGPEFNGDMVILGGRLVDGSYQMIPYSAVKDGKKKFFDTGISLQNDVSYSVGNEENSFYLSAQDVNTTGTIPNDKNRRTGVRMAGSRTSGIFHADYTLGFTQTNTDVSGGEPFQGRPVYWNVLNTPAEVDLTNYKDIENNKFANHNGYFNAYYPNPYWQLNNSRNKTRKENVLGSALISVNPAPWIDISYRAGLTYESRAINSYRNGVTYNTYMAHDPWEAGHNATGSPFVGVSADELRSSFILTGDLLVQLNKKIGDFDGKMIIGNSMYSNKYRAVGVANNSLVIPLLYNVANRLGEAGVGEVMRERNSMGLFADLTLGYKDFAFIHASARNDWDSRLTKENRSFFYPGVDGSLVLSEAIPALKDNSFLSFAKVRASWSQTGQIALDNWYATLPSFNPGAGFPYGSTAGFLLSTTLSNPLLKPELTQEIEAGFELSFIRNRFHLEVNAYQSNTKDQTIPATISLATGYASAYINAGELQTQGIETDFKLTPVLSLGDLDWNMTISYAYNTSEVLSILEGLNELPIEDVSYAIVGEQFPAIKVTDVKRDPQGRIIVDALTGYPIKDPALKHMGHGNPNHILGIVNTLNFKGLSLNIVADYRGGNVIENAVGNALDFTGTSWHSAQNGRQNFVIPNSVINTGTAAAPVYVENTNVITRNASRALWVSSDYHNVQSTYLTSAAFWKLREVALSYDVPVKNILGGVIQAAQVGIVGRNLIMLRPRSNMWTDPEFNSRAGNSNAVGYTTEDQTPPTRIYGFSVKLTF
- a CDS encoding HlyC/CorC family transporter; protein product: MSGILIILLAIILSAFFSGMEIAFIASNKLRIELDRKQGVFGSEIVKIFTDNPGQYIATMLIGNNISLVIYGLVFSSLLGPLLVPLFESDLVVLVLNTLISTAIILFVAEFLPKTIFIISPNFFLKFLSVPTLIFYFLFYPISKLTLAASNMVIRLVFRLKPGERRQENIVFSKVDLDHFVNLSNQSNKETEPHHHNIRIFQNALDFSNVKLRECMVPRTEIEAVDIMSSVEQLKEKFIATRYSRILVYQDTIDNITGYIELKDVFRNPGDIKSAIRKLAIVPETMPANRLLKLFVDERKNIALVVDEFGGTSGMVTIEDVLEEIVGDIEDEHDTIDLIEKRTGTNEYIFSGRIEIDYLNEKYDLKLPEEDDYETLAGMIMFFHGSIPRNNDVIRIRNIVIRVIRATTTRLELVNLKVE
- the lptC gene encoding LPS export ABC transporter periplasmic protein LptC, encoding MNNRPKYNNTIKIILVLGILVAIFPSCKKKIDVIPKSDFLLYPSMTAKDFETVLLDSGQTTLIMRSPLAESYDNEKEPYTEFRFGLKVDFYDGKKYISGSVSSKYGKYYKNTNLWELKDSVVVVNEKKDMLETEVLFWDQAKDLIYTDRFVRITNEDQIVMGTGFESDSKLAKRRIRKVSATIYLKDEE
- a CDS encoding SusD/RagB family nutrient-binding outer membrane lipoprotein produces the protein MKKLLILLTVLLVLGTSCGKDFLSVNEFNPNQASAVPANLILPAALNTTSRIMTLPGNYSFVYMWHGLMSVSGGYSQPVALTQYNLLNSSFQGNWNNSYVNLQNYDYIEKNSTTDRLKPYRAIAKIMKVLLYQNLVDTYGNVPYTEALRTADGILKPKYDAQQTIYEDLVLQLDAAMELIASSPADAEEVGDYDIIYHGDMSMWWKFANTLKLRILVNQSGMAGRDSYISSAIATTAHTSADYLGAGDGAMLNPGYVQSAGKMNPFWETFYKQDGSNQADGLGYYVANQDACDFLTANNDPRKLRFFQPSTAGGTTVKGNYFGATVLEPVPTTSKLGPGMLQAYNQSAPIMTDFESLFLQAEAVQRGILTGNAKALYESAVTRSIIYMGGASGNALAAQAYLTQGGKALVNFDVATNKVQTIITQKWCALNGISPMAIWTDYRRTGYPDFIHWSADPAKLNATPPVRLLYPQTEISTNNDNVLAQGDINLFTTKIFWQNR